The following are from one region of the Parcubacteria group bacterium genome:
- the guaA gene encoding glutamine-hydrolyzing GMP synthase, with the protein MKDHIAILDFGSQYMHLIARNIREMNVLAKIYPHDVSAEKLTTASGIIFSGGPQSVYDKNSLTVDPKILELGVPILGLCYGHQLLAHLLGGQVKPGRIREYGRAKLALKDKTALFRNIRRTTKVWMSHGDSVSKVPKNFSITASTQDCPVTAMADEKNNFYGLQFHPEVDHTLEGKKMLENFVLKIAKAQKNWEIKDLVAHLVDKIKKQVGKKKVFVLVSGGVDSNVAFALLTKALGKARVKGLYIDTGFMRQDESQEIIKNFKKIGFDNLEVIDASATFFENLKGIYEPENKRKIIGQTFLDIKDSVTKKLKLNDKEWLLGQGTIYPDTIESGGTKNSDKIKTHHNRVDAIQKMIDEGLVVEPLVDFYKYEVRQIGKLLKLPKNLIERHPFPGPGLAIRVLCLDHKMPEEDLKDKESKVKKFYQKNYPEMGSALLPIRSVGVQGDNRTYAHPLAIWKESAWKKLDQISVNTTNSVHEVNRVVLLLNPGKKPVFQLIKKDAYLTEKRTETLREIDAIVTKNIRATKIYGQIWQFPVVLIPITDGSGKESIVLRPVNTRDAMTLNFYQMEKTVLKQMTEAILATGRISYVFYDLTNKPPGTTEWE; encoded by the coding sequence ATGAAAGACCATATTGCCATTTTGGATTTCGGTTCGCAGTATATGCATCTCATTGCGCGCAATATCCGTGAGATGAATGTACTGGCTAAGATCTATCCCCATGACGTTTCTGCGGAAAAATTAACCACTGCCAGTGGAATTATTTTTTCCGGCGGACCGCAATCGGTCTATGACAAAAATTCACTCACGGTCGATCCAAAAATTTTAGAATTAGGCGTTCCCATCCTAGGACTTTGCTATGGACATCAACTGCTCGCCCATCTTCTAGGCGGGCAAGTGAAGCCGGGACGCATAAGAGAATATGGTCGAGCTAAGTTAGCGCTGAAAGATAAGACGGCGCTTTTTAGAAACATCCGGCGGACAACAAAAGTCTGGATGAGTCATGGCGACTCCGTCTCGAAAGTTCCCAAAAATTTCTCCATCACTGCTTCCACGCAGGATTGTCCAGTGACTGCGATGGCCGATGAAAAAAATAATTTCTACGGATTGCAATTCCATCCGGAAGTCGACCACACGCTCGAAGGCAAAAAGATGCTGGAAAATTTTGTTTTGAAAATTGCCAAGGCGCAGAAAAATTGGGAGATCAAAGATCTGGTCGCCCATCTCGTGGATAAGATCAAAAAACAGGTCGGTAAGAAAAAAGTCTTCGTTCTGGTGAGCGGCGGCGTGGATTCCAATGTCGCTTTTGCCCTGTTGACCAAAGCTTTGGGAAAAGCACGGGTGAAAGGGCTCTATATCGACACTGGGTTTATGCGTCAAGATGAATCCCAAGAAATCATCAAAAATTTTAAAAAGATCGGTTTTGATAATTTGGAAGTGATCGATGCGAGCGCTACTTTTTTTGAAAATTTGAAAGGGATCTACGAACCGGAAAATAAACGAAAGATCATCGGCCAGACTTTCTTGGATATCAAAGACAGTGTCACAAAAAAATTAAAATTGAACGACAAGGAATGGCTCTTGGGACAAGGCACGATCTACCCTGACACGATCGAATCAGGCGGGACGAAAAATTCCGACAAGATTAAAACGCACCATAACCGCGTCGATGCTATCCAAAAAATGATCGACGAAGGTTTGGTCGTCGAACCCCTGGTCGATTTCTATAAATATGAAGTACGCCAAATCGGCAAACTTCTAAAACTCCCAAAAAATTTGATCGAACGCCATCCTTTTCCCGGTCCGGGACTCGCCATCCGCGTCCTTTGTCTTGATCATAAAATGCCAGAGGAAGACCTGAAAGATAAGGAAAGTAAGGTGAAAAAATTCTACCAAAAAAATTATCCCGAGATGGGATCAGCGCTCCTACCTATCCGCTCAGTCGGCGTCCAGGGCGACAACCGCACCTATGCACATCCCCTCGCCATCTGGAAAGAATCAGCCTGGAAAAAACTGGACCAAATTTCAGTCAATACGACCAATTCCGTCCACGAAGTCAATCGCGTCGTCCTACTTTTGAATCCTGGGAAAAAACCTGTTTTTCAACTGATCAAAAAAGATGCTTATCTGACCGAGAAACGCACAGAAACGCTCCGTGAGATAGATGCGATCGTGACTAAAAATATCCGCGCAACCAAAATCTATGGACAGATCTGGCAATTCCCCGTCGTCCTCATCCCCATCACTGATGGAAGTGGCAAAGAATCGATCGTCTTGCGCCCGGTCAACACCCGTGACGCGATGACGCTAAATTTTTACCAGATGGAAAAAACAGTGCTAAAACAAATGACCGAAGCCATTTTGGCTACCGGGCGTATTTCCTATGTCTTTTATGATCTGACTAATAAACCGCCAGGAACGACGGAATGGGAATAA
- a CDS encoding sugar nucleotide-binding protein: protein MSTAIIGAGFLGGEIARQLLESGADVLVTHNQNPKFPGSLKFDFFADDSEELFSGREIDTVFLSAKIEFVEDQELLEKAMRQFIAGCAGKRLVYFSSDGIFAGEQGNYSEKDLPVPVTNYGKNLALCEKLIREESEDYCIIRPSYLYGFSGGRLDSRLSKASEALKNGERLERFSDMYKSPLGVFQVAQASIGLAFSDYQGIVHVAGPRMSVYEFHKQALEALGVSTDNLVDVKMPVERPADFLADTSLEYSLMKKLTGIEPASIRGSLEKQS from the coding sequence ATGTCAACAGCTATCATCGGAGCGGGTTTTTTGGGCGGAGAAATCGCGCGGCAACTCTTGGAGAGTGGCGCGGATGTTTTAGTGACGCATAATCAAAATCCAAAATTTCCTGGTTCGCTCAAGTTTGATTTTTTTGCGGATGACAGTGAGGAACTTTTTTCTGGCCGTGAGATCGATACGGTTTTTTTGTCGGCGAAAATTGAGTTTGTGGAAGATCAAGAACTTTTAGAAAAAGCGATGCGCCAGTTTATCGCGGGCTGTGCCGGCAAGCGCCTGGTCTATTTTTCCAGTGATGGAATTTTTGCTGGTGAGCAAGGGAATTATTCTGAAAAAGATCTTCCTGTGCCCGTCACGAATTATGGCAAAAATTTAGCGCTTTGTGAAAAATTGATCCGAGAAGAAAGTGAAGACTATTGCATCATCCGTCCAAGCTATCTCTATGGTTTTTCTGGCGGGCGCTTAGATTCTCGTTTATCCAAAGCTTCTGAGGCGCTCAAAAATGGTGAGCGCTTAGAAAGATTCTCAGATATGTATAAATCGCCGCTCGGAGTTTTTCAAGTGGCGCAGGCATCGATAGGATTAGCCTTTTCTGACTATCAAGGTATTGTGCACGTGGCCGGTCCAAGAATGAGCGTCTATGAATTTCATAAGCAAGCACTAGAAGCGTTGGGTGTTTCGACGGACAATTTGGTCGATGTGAAAATGCCAGTCGAGCGGCCGGCGGATTTTTTGGCCGACACTTCTTTGGAATATTCTTTGATGAAAAAACTGACCGGCATCGAGCCGGCCAGTATTAGAGGCAGCTTGGAAAAACAATCCTAG
- a CDS encoding KilA-N domain-containing protein has product MKNKKINVQGIDIAIISKENNDYISLTDMLRAKEGDFFISDWLRNRNTVEFLGIWEKINNPRFNYGEFAIIKSQAGLNSYKISVKEWVEKTNAIGLKATAGRYGGTYAHKDIAFEFGMWISPEFKIYLINEFQRLKLEENERLTLGWDAKRMLTKINYKIHTDAIKEKIVLPQKLSKHLADITYANEADVLNVALFGMTARQWKDKNPKLVGNVRDYSTVTQLVCLANLENLNAEFIRAGLSQKSRLLKLNESAISQMRSLEGSASMKKLESSSGK; this is encoded by the coding sequence ATGAAAAATAAAAAAATTAATGTTCAGGGGATTGACATAGCGATTATTTCTAAGGAAAATAACGATTATATCTCCCTTACAGATATGCTAAGAGCTAAGGAAGGAGATTTTTTTATTTCTGATTGGCTTCGGAACAGAAATACTGTTGAATTTCTCGGCATTTGGGAAAAAATAAATAACCCAAGGTTTAATTATGGCGAATTTGCCATAATTAAAAGTCAGGCCGGGCTCAATAGCTATAAAATAAGTGTTAAAGAATGGGTAGAAAAGACTAATGCGATCGGGCTAAAAGCGACTGCTGGCAGGTATGGAGGGACGTATGCTCACAAGGATATCGCATTTGAATTTGGCATGTGGATTAGTCCGGAGTTTAAGATTTACCTCATAAATGAATTTCAACGGCTGAAGCTTGAAGAAAACGAGAGATTGACCTTGGGATGGGATGCTAAGCGGATGCTTACAAAAATCAATTACAAAATTCATACAGACGCGATCAAAGAAAAGATTGTTTTACCTCAAAAATTATCGAAACACCTTGCTGATATCACTTATGCCAATGAAGCTGATGTTTTGAATGTAGCACTTTTCGGAATGACGGCAAGGCAATGGAAAGATAAAAATCCTAAGTTAGTCGGAAATGTACGAGATTATTCCACCGTGACGCAACTAGTTTGTTTGGCAAATTTAGAAAACCTCAACGCTGAGTTCATTCGTGCTGGATTATCACAGAAAAGTCGCTTGCTAAAATTGAACGAAAGCGCGATTTCTCAGATGAGATCCCTCGAGGGAAGCGCAAGTATGAAAAAACTAGAAAGTAGTTCCGGAAAGTAA
- a CDS encoding amidohydrolase family protein, giving the protein MPKNNIQTEVQKAVGAKVDIFTDSNNDHSRYQVNKKNYRTILIKNIPFIITCNENDKLVILKNQSIAIKDDIITEVAPLEKIKAKKFDLIYDAGKRGGTVVTPGLINTHAHIHMYLLRSAMILDEEKSVDETISNMAAWQKFETEESLFYASVGDLTEQQKNGITTTLTHGPSFESGEIAAQITRQNLLNAVSAVSNSRPTNSPEMVEKLLQKKDEFYSTPAISLHYLYKTPFSTLRKVKKIIDKYQSFLTVHLAESQTVAENTLRCHGMSEVEVLKKFKLLNSRTIASHAIYIKPQEIIELAENQVGIVHLPTSNTLHKSGVFPFWQFNDANGYKNISLGTDSVVSKNQLDLLTEAYQARITHLYARPIKYGTLFKMMTANGARVLSLLDRGKILPGMKADIVFWKLRDRGFVPYDENNPATLIGNLITHGGRMVRDLMINGKIIVKDRRHQFVNETKLLDVLQKKHMEMRVRKEKKD; this is encoded by the coding sequence ATGCCAAAAAATAATATCCAAACTGAGGTGCAAAAAGCGGTCGGAGCAAAAGTTGATATTTTTACCGATTCCAACAATGACCACAGCCGCTACCAAGTGAACAAAAAAAATTATCGGACGATCCTGATCAAGAATATCCCCTTCATCATCACCTGCAATGAGAATGATAAATTGGTCATTTTAAAAAATCAATCTATCGCCATCAAAGATGATATCATCACCGAAGTAGCGCCGCTGGAAAAGATCAAAGCAAAAAAATTTGACCTCATCTATGACGCTGGAAAACGCGGCGGAACAGTCGTCACTCCGGGACTGATCAACACGCATGCCCATATCCATATGTATCTTTTGCGTAGCGCAATGATCCTTGATGAAGAAAAAAGCGTCGATGAAACAATCTCCAACATGGCCGCTTGGCAAAAATTCGAAACGGAAGAATCACTTTTTTATGCCTCAGTCGGCGATCTGACCGAACAGCAAAAAAACGGAATCACCACGACCCTTACACACGGACCGAGTTTTGAGTCAGGTGAAATCGCCGCGCAGATCACCAGACAAAATCTGCTCAACGCTGTGAGTGCCGTAAGCAATTCCCGTCCGACCAACTCACCGGAAATGGTGGAAAAATTACTTCAGAAAAAAGATGAGTTCTATTCCACGCCTGCCATCTCGTTGCACTATCTTTACAAAACGCCTTTTTCCACTTTACGCAAAGTAAAAAAAATCATTGATAAATATCAATCATTTCTGACTGTCCATCTGGCGGAAAGCCAAACTGTCGCAGAAAATACGCTGCGCTGTCATGGTATGAGCGAAGTGGAAGTGTTGAAAAAATTTAAGCTGCTAAATTCCCGTACCATCGCTTCACATGCCATCTACATCAAGCCGCAAGAAATCATCGAACTGGCCGAAAACCAAGTCGGAATTGTCCATCTGCCGACTTCCAACACGCTCCATAAAAGCGGCGTCTTTCCTTTTTGGCAATTCAATGATGCCAATGGCTACAAAAACATCTCCCTAGGAACCGATAGTGTAGTGAGCAAAAACCAGCTCGATCTTTTGACTGAAGCCTATCAGGCCCGCATCACTCATCTTTATGCGCGCCCGATCAAATATGGCACGCTATTCAAAATGATGACGGCCAATGGTGCGCGCGTCCTTAGCCTCCTTGACCGCGGAAAAATCCTGCCCGGCATGAAAGCCGACATCGTTTTTTGGAAACTGCGCGACCGCGGTTTTGTCCCTTATGACGAAAATAATCCGGCTACGCTCATCGGCAATCTCATCACCCATGGCGGACGGATGGTCAGAGACCTTATGATCAACGGAAAGATCATCGTCAAAGACCGCCGCCACCAATTCGTCAATGAGACAAAATTACTAGATGTGCTACAAAAGAAACACATGGAAATGCGCGTAAGAAAAGAGAAGAAAGACTAG
- a CDS encoding DUF4349 domain-containing protein, with product MKKTKIIAIVVGVIVLLFFVLVAFMRNISSTSKMGGVAQWDGLDAPMSTGLSSGTTFSNPISGGAQEKNITRDSAPSATYQASENSQSLTDKKVVKNGNLTLKVDKVDAAVSAIEKIAEGNGGSLFSSNFYQNDKSLKSGTLSIKVPVANFEKAFGELKTVASAVVRESTNGQDVTERYQDLEGRIKNKQVEEAAYQKILDQAQKISDVIEVTQALSRVRGEIESFQGQLRYLASQTDMSTITITLSEDSGIAVSDSWRPLQVAKDAIRSLVIKVQNFVDFLIVFVITFLPTLILYLLLFWIVYRIGRFIFVKLFEKKEEEGK from the coding sequence ATGAAAAAAACCAAAATAATTGCCATAGTTGTCGGAGTTATTGTTCTCCTGTTTTTTGTCCTGGTTGCTTTTATGAGGAACATTTCTTCCACCAGCAAGATGGGAGGCGTGGCGCAGTGGGATGGTCTTGACGCTCCGATGTCGACAGGACTGTCTTCTGGTACGACGTTTAGCAATCCGATTTCTGGAGGGGCACAAGAAAAAAACATCACACGTGACAGTGCTCCCAGTGCCACTTATCAGGCATCGGAAAATAGTCAGTCGCTGACAGACAAAAAAGTAGTCAAGAACGGCAACCTGACATTGAAAGTGGATAAGGTCGATGCGGCTGTGTCAGCAATTGAAAAGATCGCAGAGGGGAATGGTGGAAGTTTATTTTCTTCTAATTTTTACCAAAATGATAAATCGCTCAAAAGCGGAACGCTTTCAATCAAAGTGCCGGTCGCTAATTTTGAAAAAGCTTTTGGTGAATTAAAAACTGTCGCCAGCGCCGTCGTGCGCGAATCGACTAATGGTCAAGATGTGACGGAGCGCTACCAGGACCTGGAGGGACGGATCAAGAACAAACAAGTCGAAGAGGCGGCATATCAAAAAATTCTCGATCAAGCGCAAAAAATCAGTGATGTGATCGAAGTCACTCAGGCGCTTTCGCGCGTAAGAGGGGAGATTGAATCTTTCCAAGGACAGTTGCGCTATTTGGCTTCTCAGACTGATATGTCTACGATCACTATCACCCTGTCGGAGGATTCTGGAATTGCTGTTTCTGATTCTTGGCGCCCATTGCAGGTGGCCAAAGATGCAATCCGTTCTTTGGTGATCAAGGTGCAAAATTTTGTCGACTTTTTGATCGTCTTTGTCATTACCTTTTTGCCGACGCTGATCCTTTATCTCTTGCTCTTCTGGATCGTCTATCGGATCGGTCGCTTCATTTTCGTGAAGCTGTTTGAGAAAAAGGAAGAGGAGGGCAAATAG
- a CDS encoding metal-dependent hydrolase — MANFKTHISFGVFIGIGFIVAGLITSLMASTEAIIWIFLAVLVGSFLPDLDMDEGVPFQILFGLLGAGLAGLIFLGQYQSGERGLKLLVLFPMAVFLLVRFGAGYVFEKFTNHRGIFHSVPAAVLFGLLTIWFLNFLAIQSEQKLFLGLAVSVGYLGHLVLDEIYSSVNLHGHSLLPKQSLGNALKFYSSSKVVTLLVYIFIFMLVTKLPETKELLQLFS; from the coding sequence ATGGCAAATTTCAAAACCCACATCAGCTTCGGCGTTTTTATCGGCATCGGTTTTATCGTTGCTGGTCTTATCACTTCCTTGATGGCATCGACCGAGGCGATCATCTGGATTTTTTTGGCCGTCCTGGTCGGTTCATTCCTTCCTGATCTGGATATGGATGAAGGTGTTCCATTTCAGATCCTTTTTGGCCTCTTGGGGGCGGGACTGGCTGGTTTAATTTTTTTGGGTCAATATCAAAGCGGAGAAAGAGGATTGAAACTGCTGGTCCTGTTCCCAATGGCAGTGTTTTTGCTGGTCCGTTTTGGCGCAGGCTACGTGTTTGAAAAATTTACCAATCATCGCGGCATCTTCCATTCCGTTCCGGCTGCGGTACTTTTTGGTCTTTTGACGATCTGGTTTTTGAATTTCTTGGCGATCCAAAGCGAGCAAAAACTATTCTTAGGCCTCGCGGTGAGCGTGGGATATTTGGGGCACTTGGTGCTGGATGAAATTTATTCTTCCGTCAATCTGCATGGTCATTCGCTTTTGCCCAAGCAATCATTGGGCAACGCGCTCAAATTTTATTCTTCTTCGAAAGTTGTTACGCTTTTGGTCTACATCTTTATTTTTATGCTTGTCACAAAACTGCCGGAAACGAAAGAGTTGTTGCAATTATTTAGCTAG